A window of Psychroflexus sp. ALD_RP9 contains these coding sequences:
- the msrB gene encoding peptide-methionine (R)-S-oxide reductase MsrB, with protein sequence MKKIVLLLICIQLGSCQSNAQKKETKPDFEVSKTETEWRKALTAEEFNVLRKSGTEPAFSSPLNKIKKPGTFVCAACKNPLYQTKHKFDSGTGWPSFDRAIDSSLAISSDRKLGYKRTEALCGKCGSHLGHIFNDGPRETTGMRHCINGVALDFIPKNK encoded by the coding sequence ATGAAAAAAATAGTTTTACTACTCATTTGTATTCAATTAGGTTCGTGTCAATCAAATGCCCAAAAAAAAGAAACTAAGCCAGATTTTGAAGTTTCTAAAACTGAGACTGAATGGCGTAAAGCATTAACAGCAGAAGAGTTTAATGTCTTGAGAAAATCAGGTACTGAACCTGCTTTTTCAAGCCCGTTAAATAAGATAAAAAAACCAGGTACTTTTGTTTGCGCAGCTTGTAAAAACCCACTTTATCAAACCAAACATAAATTTGACAGCGGCACTGGATGGCCAAGTTTTGATCGCGCAATTGATAGCAGCCTGGCAATTAGTTCAGATAGAAAATTGGGCTATAAGCGCACAGAAGCTCTCTGCGGCAAATGCGGTAGCCATTTAGGTCATATCTTTAACGATGGCCCCAGAGAAACCACTGGAATGAGACACTGCATAAATGGTGTCGCTTTAGATTTTATACCCAAAAACAAATAA
- a CDS encoding M48 family metallopeptidase, translating into MKYRLLFAVILIFITTNCAVNPFTGKKTMAFVPDSKLIPMAYSQYDEVLSESEVLKNTEESEMIKRVGERIKLAARKYLKFKGMDDYDANYDWEFNLIESEQVNAWAMPGGKVAFYTGILSIAENEDGVAAIMGHEIVHALANHGQQRMSAGLIQQGAAVVGNVALSEKEEQQQIFNVAFGVGSQVFGMLPFSRKHETEADEQGLVLMILAGYDPQEAPKLWERMKAASNGQSPPEFLSTHPSHDTRIENLRNRIPAARAEAEKIGIINFN; encoded by the coding sequence ATGAAGTATCGTCTTTTGTTTGCAGTTATATTAATATTTATTACCACAAACTGTGCCGTAAATCCATTTACAGGTAAAAAAACCATGGCTTTTGTTCCAGATTCAAAATTGATACCGATGGCTTACAGCCAATATGATGAGGTTTTGAGCGAAAGTGAAGTCTTAAAAAATACAGAGGAATCAGAAATGATAAAGCGTGTTGGCGAACGAATTAAATTAGCTGCTCGTAAGTATTTAAAATTTAAAGGAATGGATGATTACGATGCTAATTATGATTGGGAATTTAATTTGATTGAAAGTGAACAAGTTAATGCTTGGGCTATGCCAGGTGGTAAGGTTGCCTTTTATACAGGAATTTTATCAATTGCAGAAAATGAAGATGGAGTTGCCGCTATTATGGGACATGAAATTGTTCATGCACTAGCAAATCATGGGCAGCAAAGAATGAGTGCTGGTCTCATACAGCAAGGAGCAGCTGTGGTAGGTAATGTTGCGTTGAGTGAGAAAGAAGAGCAGCAACAGATTTTTAATGTAGCCTTTGGTGTTGGAAGTCAGGTGTTTGGAATGTTGCCTTTTAGTAGGAAGCATGAAACTGAAGCTGATGAACAAGGTTTAGTTTTAATGATTTTAGCTGGTTATGACCCACAAGAAGCCCCAAAACTTTGGGAGCGAATGAAGGCTGCAAGTAATGGGCAATCTCCACCAGAATTTTTAAGTACACATCCATCACACGATACTAGAATAGAGAATTTACGAAATCGAATTCCTGCAGCAAGAGCCGAAGCCGAAAAAATCGGGATTATTAATTTTAATTAA
- the msrB gene encoding peptide-methionine (R)-S-oxide reductase MsrB, with protein MTTQNWKEILTEEEYRILREKGTEPPFSGKYNTHFEDGKYHCKGCNEVLFDSKAKFESNCGWPSFDSSVEGAIEYKKDNSFGMQRIEILCSNCGGHIGHIFDDGPTETRKRYCVNSLSINFKS; from the coding sequence ATGACAACGCAAAACTGGAAAGAGATACTTACAGAAGAAGAATACCGTATTCTTAGAGAAAAAGGAACTGAACCACCATTTTCGGGCAAATACAATACACATTTTGAAGATGGAAAATACCATTGCAAAGGCTGTAATGAAGTACTATTTGACAGTAAAGCCAAATTTGAAAGTAACTGTGGTTGGCCAAGTTTTGATAGCTCAGTTGAAGGTGCCATAGAATACAAGAAAGACAATAGTTTTGGTATGCAACGCATCGAAATTTTATGTAGTAATTGTGGTGGACATATCGGACATATATTTGATGATGGCCCAACAGAAACACGAAAACGCTACTGCGTTAATTCACTTAGTATTAATTTTAAATCATAA
- a CDS encoding T9SS type B sorting domain-containing protein: protein MKLLVTSIFILFFYNAYSQLGFCSGNTGNPIFTENFGQGLNNGPPLPPGTTTYNFINANNPQDGQYTISNSTFQFGWNMPSDHTPNDSNGKALIVNADENNAGEFFRTTINGLCENNSYEFSAWLINILPANNACPGTAIPVNVKFQIWDSTDTNLLAEGDTGNINSSNSPTWQQYGLTFSTLENQTEVILKMINNGTGGCGNDLAIDDIVFRSCGDETEVVFENQAEFSYCENETFNPFTINAIPDFSIYDSHFYQWQVSQDLENWSSIPGETNSTLTITNSNGLEFYRALVAEDEINVENNLCNSISNVFTVEEIEISDPVSLGNVEVCEGETQIIAVQENPNITVNWYDAQTNGNLLAENSFTYQAENEGTYYAEAISVNGSCVNSNRIPITYSINSNPPEFTNEIVLCEGESATLTALEGNSFNWSNGETNEEIEVNQAGQYSVEVTNVSNCTSLQIFNVEINATPVIESVESVGSDIQINLQNNGDFSYAINNQFYQDSPYFSSVKGGLKTIIVSENNGCGTTEVDFLHLVVPKFFTPNNDGINDVFKINDANLVQPYKIQIFNRYGKLLTRGENENFSWNGQFNGQPVPSGDYWYNIVVGDKNFTGHFTLKR, encoded by the coding sequence ATGAAGTTATTAGTTACAAGTATTTTTATATTATTTTTCTATAACGCCTACAGCCAATTGGGCTTTTGTTCTGGAAATACAGGCAACCCAATTTTTACAGAAAATTTTGGTCAAGGTTTAAACAATGGGCCGCCTTTACCGCCTGGCACAACAACCTATAATTTCATTAATGCTAATAATCCACAAGATGGGCAATACACCATATCAAATAGTACATTTCAATTTGGTTGGAATATGCCAAGTGACCATACACCAAATGATTCTAATGGTAAGGCTTTAATTGTCAATGCAGATGAAAACAACGCGGGTGAATTTTTTAGAACTACAATAAATGGTTTATGCGAAAATAATTCTTATGAGTTTTCGGCTTGGTTAATAAACATCCTACCTGCTAATAATGCTTGTCCTGGCACTGCCATTCCTGTCAACGTGAAATTTCAAATTTGGGATTCTACAGATACCAATTTATTAGCTGAAGGAGATACTGGTAACATCAATAGCAGTAACTCACCAACATGGCAACAATATGGACTTACATTTTCTACTTTAGAAAATCAAACTGAAGTTATTTTAAAAATGATTAATAATGGCACAGGCGGTTGTGGCAACGACTTAGCCATCGATGATATAGTTTTTAGGTCTTGTGGAGATGAAACTGAAGTTGTTTTTGAAAATCAAGCTGAATTCAGTTATTGCGAAAATGAAACCTTTAACCCTTTCACAATTAATGCAATACCTGATTTTAGCATCTACGATTCGCATTTTTACCAATGGCAGGTGAGCCAAGACCTAGAAAATTGGTCTAGCATTCCAGGAGAAACAAACTCTACACTTACTATTACAAATTCTAATGGTTTAGAGTTTTATCGTGCCTTAGTTGCTGAAGACGAAATCAATGTTGAAAACAACTTATGCAATAGTATTTCAAATGTATTTACCGTAGAAGAAATAGAAATCTCTGATCCTGTTAGCTTAGGTAATGTCGAGGTTTGCGAAGGTGAAACACAAATTATAGCTGTTCAAGAAAATCCCAACATTACAGTTAACTGGTATGATGCCCAAACCAACGGAAACTTACTGGCCGAAAATTCGTTTACCTACCAAGCAGAAAATGAAGGTACTTATTATGCTGAAGCCATTTCCGTCAATGGAAGCTGTGTCAACTCAAACCGAATACCAATTACCTATTCTATCAATTCAAATCCTCCTGAATTTACAAATGAAATTGTTTTATGTGAAGGAGAAAGCGCAACACTAACAGCTTTAGAAGGAAACTCTTTCAATTGGAGTAACGGCGAAACAAATGAAGAAATAGAGGTCAATCAAGCTGGTCAATATTCCGTTGAGGTAACCAATGTTTCAAATTGTACAAGCTTACAAATATTTAATGTTGAAATTAACGCAACGCCTGTTATTGAGTCAGTTGAAAGTGTTGGTAGTGACATTCAAATCAACCTTCAAAATAATGGAGATTTCAGCTATGCAATAAATAATCAATTTTACCAAGATAGTCCTTATTTTTCATCTGTAAAAGGTGGCTTAAAAACCATTATTGTAAGTGAGAATAATGGTTGTGGTACAACTGAAGTTGATTTTCTTCATTTGGTAGTTCCTAAGTTTTTCACACCAAATAATGACGGCATAAATGATGTTTTTAAAATCAATGATGCAAATTTGGTTCAACCTTACAAAATTCAAATCTTTAATCGCTATGGAAAGTTATTAACACGTGGTGAAAATGAAAATTTCAGCTGGAACGGGCAATTTAATGGACAACCTGTTCCTTCAGGCGATTATTGGTACAACATTGTAGTTGGCGATAAAAATTTTACGGGTCATTTCACCTTAAAACGATAA